The Lacticaseibacillus rhamnosus DNA window TCAACTCCAAGCTGATCTGAAAACCGAACAAAAAACGGTGGCAGGATTGCAAGCTAAGTTGGCAGCCCAAGCAGCAGCCGGCATTTTTGACCACGCTGAAACAGTAGGCGGATTTAAACTGATTGACAAGCAGGTTCAGGTAGCCGGAATGAATGAATTACGACAACTTGCCGATGAGTGGAAAACAAAGCAGGCTTCGGACATATTAGTGTTAGGTACCGAAGCAAATGGCAAGGCAAACTTGTTAGTAGCGGCTAATGCCAATGCCAATCAAGCCGGTTTGAAAGCAGGCGACCTGATCAAGGCCATTGCGCCAAAAGTAGGCGGCGGTGGCGGTGGTCGTCCGGATATGGCCCAAGCAGGCGGTAAGAAGCCAGCTGGCATTCCGGCAGCACTGGCAGAAGCCAAAAACGTGATCGGCCAGCATGCATAAGCATTGAATGCAGTTTTTCTTAAATCAAACAATGGACATCAGGAGTTAGGATGGCGTTTTGCTGACTGACTTCTGGTGTTTTTGTTTTTGCTGCCATGAATACGGGAAGTCATGGTAGAATTAAGAAAACGATTTCAGCGAGGTGAGGGAGATGAAAGCGTTGCGGTTGGGAATGACGGATTTTTTGGGGTCGCGTGAACTGTATCGCGTTGTCCGTCAAGCCGATAGCGTTAAACTGACATATACGGTTGATCCATCAAGTACCGAGGGGACAATCGAAAATGAATTGACTGGCACAGATGCGGAGGCGTTTTTCAACCGGTTAGCAACGTTTGACTTTGCGTCTTGGCGAGTACTTGGTGAACCGCAGCCGCCACTGCTTGCTGATACACGGTGGAACCTTGCGATAACGGAAGATGATGAACGGGTTTTGCGATATGAAGGCGGGCAGCCATTTCCGGATAGGTTTAACGAGCTACTGAGTTTATTAAAATATACCGTGACGGTTCCAGGCGGCCATTTTTTACCGCCGATCGCATGGCAACTGGATTATGTGCGATTTGGTACGTTACAGTTACCAAAGTTTGAAGGCCCAAGACGATTCTTAAGCCGGCAGTTACGCTATCGGCGGACGTATTTGATTGAAGCCAACGAGAATCGGGTTGTGTTGCGCACCCAGTATGCTGAACCGCTTAGTGATCATGATGTGGTCTATCATGATCCCAAATTAGTCGCGGCACTCGCTTCAAAAGTGGCAGCTGCAGTTGCTGAATTGGGCGAAGTCGCTGACCTGTCAATTGATTCAACGTGGCAACCACGGTCTGTACTGGCTTTGACGATTCAATATCCCCACGGTGAGCCAACGCGTATTCAGGTGGATGCCGAGTTGAATCGGACCATGAAAATGCTATGGCAGACCGTCACAGAAGCAATTCAGGCATTTCAGCGCAGCAGTGAACACCGAGATCAGCAAGATGCCATTCAGCTTGGGCCGCAATTGATGCACTATATCAAGGTGAATTTCCGCCACGGGGTCAAAGACTATCTGTACAAAACGGATATCCCCAGTTTGCAGGAAGGCGATCTAGTTGTTGTTCCAGTGGGCAATGAAGGCCGCACGTTACATGCTGAAGTTACGAATCCGCATGTGATACCGCCAATTCACTTTCCGGTACCACCTGATAAAATCAAGCAGGTGATCGGATTGGCTGACTTGGATGATGATGAAGACGAGGACGAGGACGATTGGTGTTAAAGCGCATCGTCCAAAAATATCACTTACTTTTGCTCAGGAATTGTACATTTGCATTGATTTCAAGTAAAATGGTCTGTGAAGCGGATAGAATAGAGGTGTAAGAATGAGCACATTAGATCAAACCGTTCACTTTGATTTTCGCGATAACAATCCTAAAAATGTTCACGAGACGTTGGAAACTGTTTATAAAGCACTAGAGGAAAAAGGATATAATCCGATTAATCAGATCGTGGGGTATCTGATTTCCGGGGATCCAGCGTATATTCCGCGTTATAACGACGCGCGTAACTTGATCCGGAAACATAAGCGAGACGAGATCATTGAAGAGCTTGTTCGAAACTATCTTGGCAAGGAGCAAGCTTAATGCGCTTGATGGGGTTGGACGTCGGTTCCCGAACTGTGGGGGTTGCGGTCAGTGATCCTTTGGGGTGGACTGCTCAAGGATTAGAGA harbors:
- a CDS encoding IreB family regulatory phosphoprotein, which gives rise to MSTLDQTVHFDFRDNNPKNVHETLETVYKALEEKGYNPINQIVGYLISGDPAYIPRYNDARNLIRKHKRDEIIEELVRNYLGKEQA